A genomic segment from Sphingopyxis sp. DBS4 encodes:
- a CDS encoding glycine zipper 2TM domain-containing protein, whose amino-acid sequence MKKMVTLSIAALMSTATLGLATPAAAQNGYYSRDGYSSYDARYNRDNRRYDSRNYRSYDRRDYRGNDRRNYRNYRQCDNGTGGTIIGAIAGGLAGHEIAGRGDRTVGTIIGGAVGAIAGRAIDKGNDGCRR is encoded by the coding sequence ATGAAAAAGATGGTGACCCTCTCGATCGCCGCCCTGATGTCCACCGCGACGCTGGGCCTTGCTACGCCCGCCGCGGCGCAGAACGGCTATTACAGCCGCGACGGCTATTCGAGCTATGACGCGCGCTACAATCGCGACAACCGCCGCTATGATAGCCGCAACTATCGCAGTTACGACCGCCGCGATTACCGTGGCAACGATCGCCGCAACTATCGTAATTATCGCCAGTGCGACAACGGCACCGGTGGCACGATCATCGGCGCGATCGCCGGCGGCCTGGCGGGTCACGAGATCGCCGGCCGCGGCGACCGGACCGTCGGCACGATCATCGGCGGCGCCGTCGGCGCCATCGCCGGCCGCGCCATCGACAAGGGCAACGACGGCTGCCGCCGTTAA
- a CDS encoding esterase-like activity of phytase family protein, producing MRRLLPAVLIFVALGPVPGTRHYRPPVDLTSQQITARPLRYPAGEAGMLRFVRGWRLVSPNDAFGGFSALAILGPDRFQLAADNGYWARLTLAADGAVSDARIGMFPPGSGPTQRKSQRDVESMAFDPASGKSWVALEGLNQVWRLDPALERIESRARLPRPRWPVNRGPEAMVRLADGRTVIFSEDADDDPRGREALLFTGDPAEPGTKAVRFFYDSQGKGLVSDAAPLPDGRILLVHRRLGLDPVFTTILGVVDPAAIRPGARLTSRTIGRVPAALADNYEGAAIERRDGRTFLWLVSDNNFNGWQRSLLVAFELVGLPDSKKAAR from the coding sequence ATGCGCCGTCTCCTGCCCGCCGTCCTGATCTTCGTTGCGCTCGGCCCCGTGCCCGGCACGCGGCACTATCGTCCGCCGGTCGATCTCACCTCGCAGCAGATCACCGCGCGCCCGCTCCGTTATCCGGCGGGGGAGGCGGGTATGCTCCGCTTCGTGCGCGGTTGGCGCCTCGTCAGCCCGAACGACGCATTCGGTGGATTTTCGGCGCTCGCGATCCTCGGTCCCGATCGGTTCCAGCTTGCGGCCGACAATGGCTATTGGGCACGGCTGACGCTCGCCGCCGACGGCGCGGTATCGGATGCGCGCATCGGCATGTTTCCGCCCGGCTCCGGCCCGACGCAGCGCAAGTCGCAACGCGACGTCGAATCGATGGCATTCGATCCCGCGAGCGGCAAAAGCTGGGTGGCGCTCGAGGGGCTCAATCAGGTCTGGCGGCTCGATCCGGCGCTGGAGCGCATCGAATCGCGCGCGCGCCTGCCGCGGCCGCGCTGGCCGGTCAATCGCGGTCCCGAAGCGATGGTCCGCCTCGCGGACGGGCGCACCGTCATCTTTTCCGAAGACGCCGACGACGATCCGCGCGGCCGCGAGGCGCTGCTCTTCACCGGCGATCCCGCCGAGCCGGGGACGAAGGCGGTTCGCTTCTTCTATGATTCGCAGGGGAAGGGGCTGGTCAGCGACGCCGCGCCGCTGCCCGACGGGCGCATCCTGCTCGTCCACCGTCGGCTCGGGCTCGATCCCGTCTTCACGACGATCCTCGGCGTCGTCGATCCCGCCGCGATCCGGCCGGGCGCGCGGCTGACCTCGCGGACGATCGGCCGCGTGCCCGCGGCGCTCGCCGACAATTACGAAGGCGCGGCGATCGAGCGCCGCGACGGGCGCACCTTCCTGTGGCTCGTCTCGGACAATAATTTCAATGGCTGGCAGCGCAGCCTGCTCGTCGCGTTCGAGCTCGTCGGCTTGCCGGACAGCAAAAAGGCCGCGCGGTAA
- the rpmB gene encoding 50S ribosomal protein L28 has protein sequence MSRICELTGKGRQVGHNVSHANNKTKRTFLPNLQNVTLLSDALGKGVKLRVSTHGLRTVEHNGGLDNWLLKAGDDQLSANARKVKKDVAKKLAEKAA, from the coding sequence ATGTCGCGCATTTGCGAACTGACCGGCAAGGGCCGCCAGGTTGGCCACAATGTCAGCCACGCCAACAACAAGACCAAGCGCACCTTCCTGCCCAATCTGCAGAATGTGACCTTGCTGTCGGACGCCCTCGGCAAGGGCGTGAAGCTGCGCGTGTCGACCCACGGCCTGCGCACGGTCGAGCATAATGGCGGCCTCGACAACTGGCTGCTCAAGGCCGGCGACGACCAGCTTTCGGCGAACGCCCGCAAGGTCAAGAAGGATGTCGCGAAGAAGCTGGCCGAAAAGGCCGCTTAA